One Scomber scombrus chromosome 4, fScoSco1.1, whole genome shotgun sequence genomic region harbors:
- the pheta1 gene encoding sesquipedalian-1 — protein sequence MKLNERSVAHYATCDSPPDKTGFLFKKGERNTAYHRRWFVLKGNMLFYFEERDSREPIGVIVLEGCTVELCESAEEFAFAIKFDCAKARVYKMAAENQAAMESWVKALSRASFDYMRLVVKELERQLEEIHEAAGSGCGGAGVGSLQGRQKSSRRGQVLRSRSGASSSSSSSSSLSSSSSSAIPMVIPFSAHKNLQDEVQLMSGCSKENGVAWSKPQVALANGFVEGASSLVAWEASADSGNSSAIGYGADGVRAPPVPPRRRGASLESPVSPGTGCFSKLHDWYGREVEELRVQWLESK from the coding sequence ATGAAGCTGAATGAACGCAGCGTGGCGCATTACGCCACCTGTGACTCCCCGCCAGACAAGACAGGCTTCCTGTTCAAAAAGGGTGAGCGTAACACGGCTTATCACCGCCGCTGGTTCGTCCTTAAGGGCAACATGCTCTTCTACTTTGAGGAGCGCGACAGCCGCGAACCGATCGGTGTCATCGTCCTTGAAGGATGCACAGTGGAGCTGTGTGAGTCAGCCGAGGAGTTCGCCTTCGCGATTAAGTTTGATTGTGCCAAAGCCCGGGTGTACAAGATGGCTGCTGAGAACCAGGCAGCCATGGAGTCGTGGGTGAAAGCGTTGTCAAGGGCCAGCTTTGACTACATGAGGCTGGTGGTGAAGGAGCTGGAGAGGCAGCTGGAGGAGATCCACGAAGCTGCAGGAAGTGGTTGTGGTGGGGCTGGAGTAGGCAGCCTGCAGGGCAGGCAAAAGTCCTCCAGGCGAGGCCAGGTGTTAAGATCAAGGTCTGGAgcatcctcttcttcatcatcgtcatcttccttgtcatcatcatcatcaagtgCCATTCCCATGGTAATCCCCTTCTCTGCTCACAAGAACCTCCAGGATGAGGTCCAGCTCATGTCTGGGTGTTCCAAGGAGAACGGCGTCGCATGGAGCAAACCACAAGTGGCCTTGGCTAATGGCTTTGTCGAGGGAGCGTCCTCCTTGGTGGCCTGGGAAGCCAGCGCAGACTCTGGGAACAGCAGTGCGATTGGTTATGGGGCCGATGGGGTGCGGGCTCCACCAGTGCCACCCAGGAGAAGAGGAGCCTCTCTGGAGAGTCCTGTCTCCCCTGGCACTGGGTGTTTCTCCAAGCTCCATGACTGGTATGGCAGAGAGGTGGAGGAACTGAGAGTGCAGTGGCTTGAGAGCAAGTAA